The Triticum aestivum cultivar Chinese Spring chromosome 6D, IWGSC CS RefSeq v2.1, whole genome shotgun sequence genomic sequence tttataatttcctttgcgacttcgacgattcgtcgtccgatgacgaggaggagatattggctacCGTGTTGATCCGTCACCACCTCAACAGCaagcggccgttgttccgtggctccattctgggccatcttccggcgttgaatcgcaaccgagagagtggGCATTTCCTtttttggaaggactactttgatacaacaaatctGTTGTTCAAATATCAAAAATTTCGCCActgtttccgtatgagtaggcatcttttcaaccgtattagagagggggtggtcggctacGATGACTATTtcaagtgcaaagaggatgccgttggcaagattggtttctcctcttatcagaaatgcactgccgccatccgaatgcttgcatacagagtgcccggtgatctcattgacgagtacgtccgtatgagcgagtctacatgcctagagtccctgtataagttctgcaaggctattattactgtgtttggccctgagtacttgagagagccgactcctGAAGAGACATCCCATTTGTTGGccatgaatgccagcaggggcttcccagggatgcttggcagcatagactgtatgcactgggagtggaagaactgcccttctgcttggcaagggcagtataagggccatgtcagggcttgcactgtcatactagaggccgtggcgtctcaagatctctggatctggcactttttctttggcatggccggatcacacaatgatatcaacgtgcttcagcgcttgccggtgtttgctaggcttgccgaaggcaacagcccaccggtgaactttactatcaacggccacaactacgacaaagggtactacctgggtgacggtatctatcctcagtggaccactattgtgaagacaatccccaaccctgttggagagaagaggaaaagatttgcccaagagcaagagagtgctaggaaggatgtcaagcgtgcctttggtgttttgcaatcttgatgggacatcgttcggtatccttctaatacctggagcacgcagaagctgtgggaggtgatgactgcttgtgtgatcatgcacaatatgatcgtagaagatgagcgtccggaacgtctgtacgatcaagggtttcagtttcagggtgagaatgttgtgcctgagcatggaggagcgggaacgtttgaacagttcaccactttcatcatgacatgcgtgattaggaaactcacgtgcaactgcaaaatgatttggttgagcatatgtgggctcatgttgacaaccaatagatgtattttctttattcggcttgcaaaactatgtgagacaTTTTTATTTTAATCGACTTGTAAAACTATGCTATTTTATTCGGTTCAAACTATGTTATTTGACTATATGTTTAAGTGCAAAATCAATGCAAAAATAAGCTATTTGTTGAAATAGGGCACTCAGCCGGCCACGccggcacatatgggtcggcgTATTGGGCGCGCTGCCGACCTATATCTAAAATAaggcggacgccgggcgggcggctGACCTAAACGGACGAAATCGCCATCCGTTTGGGTTGGCCCGTTGGAGTTGTTCTAACGGAAGTTGCCCCATTCAGGTGGGGATCAGAAATGGCCTCATTAGTTGAAAATCAATCAAAGCAATGAGGCAATCAGACCCACACTCCATACATGAGCCACTTCTGCCCACGAACTATATCTCTCTAAATGAAAACAGAAGCTACACATTCAGTTGGGGATTTTTATTTCATATTGGAAGGGGATTCAACTTAGGCTTGCCCATGTCCTCGGCAGGATCGGAAACCATAGGGAGCTACATTCCGTCCGGTGCCGGAAGCTTGGTCATGCCCACTAGCCTCTTTATTATTAGGTATCGATATCGATTAGGTATACATATAGATATGGATATATAGATATAAATAGATTAGATATAGATAAATTAGGTGTAGATATGGATTGGTGCTACAATTTCACTTGGAGACACTTTTTGTTCTAGGTGACGAGAGGATGCATGGGACTGATATGTTTCTTAGGCTGGTTCTTGCCGATTAATTTGAGAAATCGCTGACCCAATAAAATTCATGAATCAAATTCAAAATTGATTACCGAGAGAGCTTCTTGAGAAATCGTTAATCTGGTCAAATGCCCAAAACCAAATTTAATATAACCCCTCAATTGAATGGGGGCTTTAAGATTAAGGAACATAGTGTATTACTCCCTCCATACCTCAATATAAGACATTTTCACAAACTTGAACGTCTTATATTGTAGGACAGGGGGAGTAGATATTTATACCAtgccagccgccgcctcctcctccaagaaaagctagggttcgtgcctctcgccggctccGCCGCAGGTCctcctcgtctccggtggccctagggccatggaggcgtggtggatcctggcaagggccggcagGAGGGCTCCGTTGTTAGTCGTTTTTtcaagatttgttagggtttgtgtcctactcaggaagacgaCACAGCGGCGgctccttgaagatggaataaaggtctccctgcCTAGTCCCTGttccggtggtgcgtctagcatcgttggtgggcgtgtggaggtgtgtctccggcggatctatcctcggtggatttgctcggatctagtTGTGGTTCGTCTAttttcgtgtgtcttcaggttggatcctttcgatctacgttattcttcatcaacgacggttgctgttctggtgcgctggtcctacggggccttagcacgacgacttcccgactgtctactacaacaagttgtgcccgactccggcgagggaggggtgatgacggcggcgcgtcttcggctcgcttcagttattgtagtcgtcgctaggtggtctatggatctggatgtaatttttattatttctagtattCGTTGTATTGCCAAGatagaagatgaatagattgaaagttttctcgtAAAAATATATATTTATACCATGAATAAAACTTATTAGTTTGTTTCAGTGGGAGTGCATGTCAACCGAACTtgaacgtcttatattatgggaaaaAGGGAATAGATGTTTATGCCACGAATAGAACTTGTTAATTTATTTTAGTCGGAGTACATGCCGATCGTTCATGCATGCGGTGGCTGGAGGGATAAGCCGCAGTTCTTGTAGCAGATGCATGTCCAGGTGTTATGGCAATGGCCGTTGTCGAAGCCCTCATCCCGGCAGGGCCCGTTGCAGGTGCCTGCTATGATGCAAGTGTCGTTGGTCCACCTCCCGCTCTTCCGCTTTTCGCAGCCATGCGACCCCATTTTTTCTGCATCCATCCACAGACAATACGAATTAACCATCAACTTAACTAATTTGGATCAGTCTGATCGGGAGATGTGTGGGATGATGGTCTTCCTACCAGATGACAGCACGAGCAGCATTAACATCGACAGGCATATGAAAGCCTTGCCGGTTCCCAGTGGTCCTTCAGCAACCTTCTTCATGCACGATGCCATGTCGAAGAGGTAATGTGTGTTGTTTTTTCTAAATGAAACCGATGGTTGTGTGAGTATTTATAGCAAAAGTATGTCAATGTTGACACGATTACTTGGTAAGATATTAATGCGTGCTATCAATGCTTATCCTAATGTCTAGCTAGTTTTAATTCCACTTCTAAACATGGCTGGTGCCTTATCCTAACGCCTAGTTTTAGACATGATTGATTGATTATGTCTTTTTGGAAGGAAAGATGGAATAGTTATTGTTTTCACAGCGAATGCTTATCCTTATGGATGAAGTTCTTGCGAATGCTTATCCTTATGGAGTAGGAGTACAATAATAAAGGGGAATAGTTATTGTTTTCATAGCGAAGCAATATACAAGAAGCTTTAAATCTACACCAATAATGAAAGAGAAAAGCGTTTCTTACCATTATAATTTCATCCGTCCACCTCCCTCCCACAATTTTCGTTCGGCTCTGTACGTTCTTTGGCAGTTTCACAAGTCAATGGACAAGAATCTCTACTCCTAAAGTAGGAGTTGGTAATCTCGCCTCACTCCTATTAACCCCTCGGCAAACCCTATATTACGCCCACGAGCATCTTACAGACGACCATTCGCTCACACACAACCAATTTGATAGGGCCTATTTGATGCGTGCATGAACTCAATCTAATCTGCACTTTTTCATAACAACTTCATCCATTAACTCGTTCAAATCAAATCATCAAAAAATCTCTACTCCTAAAAGGGGAGTTGGTAGTCTCGCCTCACTCTCACCAACCCCTCGGCAAACCTTATATTACGCCCACGAGCGTCTTACAGACGACCATTCGCTCAAGCGTAACCAATTTGCGCGGGCCCATTTGATGCGTGCATTAACTCAACCAAATCAGCACTTTTCCAAAAGAACTTCATCCATTAACTCGTTCAACTCAGATCTTAAGAAAATCTCAACTCCTAAAGGGAGAGttggcacactagtagaaaa encodes the following:
- the LOC123142848 gene encoding uncharacterized protein → MASCMKKVAEGPLGTGKAFICLSMLMLLVLSSEKMGSHGCEKRKSGRWTNDTCIIAGTCNGPCRDEGFDNGHCHNTWTCICYKNCGLSLQPPHA